From the genome of candidate division WOR-3 bacterium:
CAGAAAAGGTGTCGGTTCTTTCCGCAAGGAAGAGAAACGCCTCGGCATTGGCACGATAATCGGTCAAAACCGATGCCAGCAATTTCTGCCATACCGGTGGCTTTTCCCTTTGCAGTTTTTCGGCAATAAGGCTGCGGCTCCGGCTATCATTCACGCTCAGGAAAAGGAGTTGGTATAGCTCCTCCCAGTCAGGGCGTATTTTAACCAACTCCTCAAGAACCCTTTTTCTCTCCTGGGTGGTGCGCAAACCTGTAAAGGCTTGTAATAGCTCTGTCAGAGTTGCTGATGCCAGTTTACTGGTATCGTATTCACTCACCGGCTCTTTTTTTTCTTTTTTGGGCAATTTCTCACCATTCCCACCTACCTTATCTTCAGGCTTGTCAACCCAAAGGTAGGAACGGACCGGTCGGTTCTGAACAACAATATGGGGATGGCTCCTGAGCCCCTTTTTTGCCCTTTCCCAGAAACTGGCGTAGTTTTCCTTCCCTATTAGGGGTAAGAGTGTCCTTTCAATTTCACTTGGGCTCGCACCTTTTCTGATATCGCGGAGATAGCGTGCCACCACCTCTGCCGGCTCTTTCGCAATCAACTCCTTGAGTTTTTCCGGCTCTTTATTTTTTAGATAAAAGAAGCCCATCTCGTCAGGAAAACTGAAACGGTTGACAGCGCTCTGAACATCAAGGGTCAAATCAATCCCGGAGTCAAATCGGACCAAAACCCGGTCAAGGAGTAAATCAAGGCTTTTAATTTCACCCGACCCCTCCTCCTCGTCATAGACCAGCCTGCCCGGCATCAGGGAGAAGTAACGGTCAAACCTTTCCAGCGCCTCGGTCAAAGGCTCGCCATATCCCAGACCCGCCTTCTGCAAGATTTTGTCCAATAAAGGCTCATGCTGGTAAAGGTTTTTCAGGCAGTTGGTGATTGCCTTGGTGAGTTTTTCATCATCAGGGTTCAGTTCCACAAGTCGGCGCAGGACCCTTAATTCCTCATCGTAGCGCCCC
Proteins encoded in this window:
- a CDS encoding GreA/GreB family elongation factor; this encodes MAEELIKLFRYQLGKKQYQELEGTYLELLEKNLSLAELLNLVELVIRWGTKELAITLLWVLATHLQDQGRYDEELRVLRRLVELNPDDEKLTKAITNCLKNLYQHEPLLDKILQKAGLGYGEPLTEALERFDRYFSLMPGRLVYDEEEGSGEIKSLDLLLDRVLVRFDSGIDLTLDVQSAVNRFSFPDEMGFFYLKNKEPEKLKELIAKEPAEVVARYLRDIRKGASPSEIERTLLPLIGKENYASFWERAKKGLRSHPHIVVQNRPVRSYLWVDKPEDKVGGNGEKLPKKEKKEPVSEYDTSKLASATLTELLQAFTGLRTTQERKRVLEELVKIRPDWEELYQLLFLSVNDSRSRSLIAEKLQREKPPVWQKLLASVLTDYRANAEAFLFLAERTDTFSARQTVSRLLDIMELDSNRSRQNRAKKLLVAENYRLILALLEDLNEEEASRLLQRIQASRTLEQFQQDDITDLITSKFGKLAPNQESPIVWSSVAGIERAKRELDFLIREELPKSAEELARARAFGDLSENYEYKAAKEKQMRLMEKIRRLQTALKNARALEPDKIDTSQVNIGCRVQLADEEGKIQEFVILGPWDSDPEKGVISFESPMARALLGKKPGESVKMGEKRLLIKGITKAL